In a single window of the Prinia subflava isolate CZ2003 ecotype Zambia chromosome 3, Cam_Psub_1.2, whole genome shotgun sequence genome:
- the LOC134548248 gene encoding toll-like receptor 7 isoform X1 → MVERLLDFDVHRLSVTADCMSLAGDGQHFKVCCGARRQIKVPCAKMSNALPFILLSIFPMLLSGAWFPKTLPCDVKSSEGTVTVDCTDRRLTDIPRGIPANATNLTLSINHIPQIYPTSFDHLENLQEIDFRCNCVPVKLGPKNHVCTSPLKIENGSFAALTRLKSLYLDANQLAEIPRGLPATLTLLSLEANNISSIQKANFSELGNIEALYLGQNCYYRNPCNVSFEIERTAFLGLKKLTILSLKSNNLTQIPPNLSPTLKELYIYNNMIQEIQEHDLSGLTNLEILDLSGNCPRCYNAPYPCTPCPKSSIQIHSKAFDSLQNLRILRLHSTSLRSIPSSWFKNIKNLKELDLSQNFLMREIGDAQFLKFIPSLVQLDLSFNFEPKVYSPFLNLSETFSSLSNLETLRLKGYVFQELRAKHLEPLLSLRNLTMLDLGTNFIKVADLTVFEKFPALKFIDLSVNKISSSSGESNLYGFCSNPGISVEQYHRQVQEMHYFRYDVYGRNCHSKDIEASSYQSLVKEDCLNYGKTLDLSRNNVLFITPSDFQGLGSLRCLNLSGNAISQTLNGSEFLYLSGLKYLDFSNNRIDLLYQTAFKELTLLEILDLSKNNYYFQAEGVTHVLSFMKNLAHLRKLMMNDNDISTTIDTGMESQSLRILEFRGNHLDALWKDGNDIYWSFFKNLTSLEELDISFNSLSFLPPGVFEKMPPSLKVLNLTNNQLKSFIWDYLPSLKNLVTLDLSNNLLTTVPRELSNCTSSLQKLMLRNNRIKMLTKYFLRDAFALRYLDLSSNKIEIIKRSSFPENVINNLEMLLLHGNPFKCNCEAVWFVWWINRTQVTIPLLATDVTCAGPGAHKGKSVVFLDLYTCELDTSYLILYALSASAVLGLMVFTVMSHLYFWDVWYSYHYCTARLKGYRRLSSPAACYDAFIAYDSEDPAVNEWVLQELVERLENQKARQFNLCLEGRDWLPGQPVFDNLSQSIQLSKKTIFVLTHRYITSGRFKTTFYMAHQRLLDEKMDVIILIFLEKVLQKSRYVRLRKRLCRSSVLEWPTNPQSQPYFWQCLKNAIATSNSLAYNKLLQETV, encoded by the coding sequence GTACCTTGTGCAAAGATGTCAAATGCATTGCCATTTATCTTGCTCTCCATATTCCCAATGCTGCTGTCAGGGGCTTGGTTTCCCAAAACTTTACCCTGTGATGTCAAATCTTCGGAAGGTACTGTGACCGTGGACTGCACTGACCGGCGCCTTACAGACATCCCCAGAGGGATCCCTGCAAACGCCACCAACCTTACCCTGAGTATCAACCATATTCCTCAAATCTACCCAACATCCTTTGATCATCTTGAAAATCTCCAGGAGATTGACTTCAGATGCAACTGTGTGCCTGTCAAACTGGGGCCCAAAAATCATGTGTGCACCAGCCCACTGAAAATTGAGAATGGTAGTTTTGCTGCCCTGACAAGATTGAAGTCATTGTATTTGGATGCAAACCAGCTGGCAGAAATACCCCGAGGTCTTCCTGCTACTTTAACCCTGCTGAGCCTGGAAGCAAACAATATCTCTTCTATCCAAAAAGCCAACTTCTCAGAGCTAGGGAACATAGAGGCATTGTATCTTGGACAGAACTGTTACTACCGCAATCCATGCaatgtttcatttgaaattGAGAGAACAGCCTTTCTGGGGCTGAAGAAGTTAACAATACTATCCCTGAAGTCCAACAACTTAACACAAATTCCCCCCAATCTGTCACCTACTTTAAAGGAATTGTATATTTACAACAACATGATTCAAGAGATTCAAGAACACGATTTAAGTGGCCTTACCAACCTAGAAATTCTCGACCTAAGTGGCAATTGCCCACGTTGCTATAATGCTCCATATCCTTGTACTCCCTGTCCCAAGAGCTCAATTCAGATCCATTCAAAGGCCTTTGATTCTTTGCAAAATTTAAGAATTTTGCGGCTTCACAGTACCTCTCTTCGAAGCATACCCAGCAGCTGGTTTAAAAACATCAAGAATCTCAAAGAACTTGACCTCTCCCAAAATTTCCTGATGAGGGAGATTGGAGATGCTCAGTTTTTGAAATTTATCCCCAGCCTTGTGCAGCTTGATCTGTCGTTTAACTTTGAACCGAAGGTGTATTCTCCCTTCTTGAATCTTTCTgagacattttcttctctctctaacCTGGAAACCCTGAGGCTCAAGGGCTATGTCTTTCAAGAACTGAGAGCAAAACATCTAGAGCCACTGCTCAGTCTTAGGAATCTAACCATGTTGGATCTCGGGACTAATTTTATTAAAGTTGCAGACCTGACAGTGTTTGAAAAATTCCCAGCTCTTAAGTTCATTGACCTCTCAGTgaataaaatttcttcttcttcaggaGAAAGCAACCTCTATGGATTTTGCTCTAATCCAGGCATTTCAGTTGAGCAGTACCACAGGCAAGTACAAGAGATGCATTATTTCAGGTATGATGTGTATGGGCGAAATTGCCATTCCAAAGACATAGAGGCTTCTTCCTACCAGTCCTTAGTTAAGGAAGATTGCCTTAACTATGGAAAAACTCTGGATTTAAGCAGAaacaatgtactttttattaCCCCCTCCGACTTTCAGGGACTTGGCTCCCTCAGATGTCTCAACTTATCAGGTAATGCAATAAGTCAAACTTTAAATGGAAGTGAATTCCTTTACTTGTCTGGATTGAAATATCTGGATTTTTCTAACAACAGGATTGATTTGCTATACCAAACTGCTTTCAAAGAATTAACACTTTTAGAAATTCTAGATCTGAGCAAAAACAACTATTATTTTCAGGCAGAAGGTGTTACTCATGTGCTAAGTTTTATGAAAAACCTGGCCCATTTGAGGAAGCTCATGATGAATGACAATGACATTTCTACCACTATTGATACTGGAATGGAAAGTCAATCTCTTCGAATTCTAGAATTCAGAGGAAATCACTTAGATGCCCTCTGGAAGGATGGCAATGATATATATTGGTCCTTCTTCAAGAATCTGACCAGTCTGGAAGAACTGGATATTTCCTTCAACTCACTCAGTTTTTTGCCTCCTGGTGTTTTTGAAAAAATGCCTCCCAGTCTCAAGGTCCTCAACTTAACGAATAATCAACTGAAGAGTTTCATCTGGGACTACCTTCCCTCTCTGAAGAACCTAGTAACTCTGGACCTGAGCAATAACCTGCTGACTACTGTTCCCCGAGAACTGTCCAATTGCACTTCATCTCTCCAGAAACTGATGCTCCGAAACAATCGCATAAAAATGTTAACTAAGTATTTTCTCAGAGATGCTTTTGCACTGAGGTACTTGGACCTCAGCTCCAACAAGATTGAAATAATTAAGAGATCTAGCTTCCCTGAAAATGTCATCAACAACCTGGAGATGCTGCTTTTGCATGGCAATCCTTTTAAGTGCAACTGTGAGGCTGTGTGGTTTGTGTGGTGGATCAATCGGACACAGGTGACCATTCCTCTTCTGGCCACAGACGTGACCTGTGCTGGCCCAGGGGCACATAAGGGAAAGAGCGTGGTTTTCTTGGATCTGTACACCTGTGAGCTGGACACGTCGTATTTGATCCTGTATGCTCTGTCAGCTTCAGCCGTGCTTGGCTTGATGGTGTTCACAGTGATGAGCCATCTCTACTTCTGGGATGTGTGGTATAGCTACCACTACTGCACTGCCAGGCTGAAGGGCTATCGGCGCTTGTCTTCACCAGCTGCTTGCTACGATGCCTTCATTGCCTATGACAGTGAAGATCCAGCTGTGAACGAGTGGGTGCTGCAAGAGCTGGtggaaaggctggaaaaccAAAAAGCCAGGCAGTTCAATTTATGCCTGGAAGGAAGAGActggctcccagggcagccGGTCTTTGACAACCTTTCCCAGAGCATTCAGCTGAGCAAGAAGACCATATTTGTGCTGACCCACAGGTACATTACAAGTGGCCGCTTCAAGACAACATTTTATATGGCTCATCAGCGGCTTCTAGATGAAAAGATGGATGTCATTATCTTGATATTTCTTGAGAAGGTCTTGCAGAAGTCCCGCTATGTCCGTCTGAGGAAGAGGCTGTGCAGAAGCTCAGTCCTGGAATGGCCAACTAATCCTCA
- the LOC134548248 gene encoding toll-like receptor 7 isoform X2: MSCYILLCSSAEPLEITLMLFSSAPFYSLFQHQIWQTWKPIKNGTLLDFDVHRLSVTADCMSLAGDGQHFKVCCGARRQIKVPCAKMSNALPFILLSIFPMLLSGAWFPKTLPCDVKSSEGTVTVDCTDRRLTDIPRGIPANATNLTLSINHIPQIYPTSFDHLENLQEIDFRCNCVPVKLGPKNHVCTSPLKIENGSFAALTRLKSLYLDANQLAEIPRGLPATLTLLSLEANNISSIQKANFSELGNIEALYLGQNCYYRNPCNVSFEIERTAFLGLKKLTILSLKSNNLTQIPPNLSPTLKELYIYNNMIQEIQEHDLSGLTNLEILDLSGNCPRCYNAPYPCTPCPKSSIQIHSKAFDSLQNLRILRLHSTSLRSIPSSWFKNIKNLKELDLSQNFLMREIGDAQFLKFIPSLVQLDLSFNFEPKVYSPFLNLSETFSSLSNLETLRLKGYVFQELRAKHLEPLLSLRNLTMLDLGTNFIKVADLTVFEKFPALKFIDLSVNKISSSSGESNLYGFCSNPGISVEQYHRQVQEMHYFRYDVYGRNCHSKDIEASSYQSLVKEDCLNYGKTLDLSRNNVLFITPSDFQGLGSLRCLNLSGNAISQTLNGSEFLYLSGLKYLDFSNNRIDLLYQTAFKELTLLEILDLSKNNYYFQAEGVTHVLSFMKNLAHLRKLMMNDNDISTTIDTGMESQSLRILEFRGNHLDALWKDGNDIYWSFFKNLTSLEELDISFNSLSFLPPGVFEKMPPSLKVLNLTNNQLKSFIWDYLPSLKNLVTLDLSNNLLTTVPRELSNCTSSLQKLMLRNNRIKMLTKYFLRDAFALRYLDLSSNKIEIIKRSSFPENVINNLEMLLLHGNPFKCNCEAVWFVWWINRTQVTIPLLATDVTCAGPGAHKGKSVVFLDLYTCELDTSYLILYALSASAVLGLMVFTVMSHLYFWDVWYSYHYCTARLKGYRRLSSPAACYDAFIAYDSEDPAVNEWVLQELVERLENQKARQFNLCLEGRDWLPGQPVFDNLSQSIQLSKKTIFVLTHRYITSGRFKTTFYMAHQRLLDEKMDVIILIFLEKVLQKSRYVRLRKRLCRSSVLEWPTNPQSQPYFWQCLKNAIATSNSLAYNKLLQETV, encoded by the coding sequence GTACCTTGTGCAAAGATGTCAAATGCATTGCCATTTATCTTGCTCTCCATATTCCCAATGCTGCTGTCAGGGGCTTGGTTTCCCAAAACTTTACCCTGTGATGTCAAATCTTCGGAAGGTACTGTGACCGTGGACTGCACTGACCGGCGCCTTACAGACATCCCCAGAGGGATCCCTGCAAACGCCACCAACCTTACCCTGAGTATCAACCATATTCCTCAAATCTACCCAACATCCTTTGATCATCTTGAAAATCTCCAGGAGATTGACTTCAGATGCAACTGTGTGCCTGTCAAACTGGGGCCCAAAAATCATGTGTGCACCAGCCCACTGAAAATTGAGAATGGTAGTTTTGCTGCCCTGACAAGATTGAAGTCATTGTATTTGGATGCAAACCAGCTGGCAGAAATACCCCGAGGTCTTCCTGCTACTTTAACCCTGCTGAGCCTGGAAGCAAACAATATCTCTTCTATCCAAAAAGCCAACTTCTCAGAGCTAGGGAACATAGAGGCATTGTATCTTGGACAGAACTGTTACTACCGCAATCCATGCaatgtttcatttgaaattGAGAGAACAGCCTTTCTGGGGCTGAAGAAGTTAACAATACTATCCCTGAAGTCCAACAACTTAACACAAATTCCCCCCAATCTGTCACCTACTTTAAAGGAATTGTATATTTACAACAACATGATTCAAGAGATTCAAGAACACGATTTAAGTGGCCTTACCAACCTAGAAATTCTCGACCTAAGTGGCAATTGCCCACGTTGCTATAATGCTCCATATCCTTGTACTCCCTGTCCCAAGAGCTCAATTCAGATCCATTCAAAGGCCTTTGATTCTTTGCAAAATTTAAGAATTTTGCGGCTTCACAGTACCTCTCTTCGAAGCATACCCAGCAGCTGGTTTAAAAACATCAAGAATCTCAAAGAACTTGACCTCTCCCAAAATTTCCTGATGAGGGAGATTGGAGATGCTCAGTTTTTGAAATTTATCCCCAGCCTTGTGCAGCTTGATCTGTCGTTTAACTTTGAACCGAAGGTGTATTCTCCCTTCTTGAATCTTTCTgagacattttcttctctctctaacCTGGAAACCCTGAGGCTCAAGGGCTATGTCTTTCAAGAACTGAGAGCAAAACATCTAGAGCCACTGCTCAGTCTTAGGAATCTAACCATGTTGGATCTCGGGACTAATTTTATTAAAGTTGCAGACCTGACAGTGTTTGAAAAATTCCCAGCTCTTAAGTTCATTGACCTCTCAGTgaataaaatttcttcttcttcaggaGAAAGCAACCTCTATGGATTTTGCTCTAATCCAGGCATTTCAGTTGAGCAGTACCACAGGCAAGTACAAGAGATGCATTATTTCAGGTATGATGTGTATGGGCGAAATTGCCATTCCAAAGACATAGAGGCTTCTTCCTACCAGTCCTTAGTTAAGGAAGATTGCCTTAACTATGGAAAAACTCTGGATTTAAGCAGAaacaatgtactttttattaCCCCCTCCGACTTTCAGGGACTTGGCTCCCTCAGATGTCTCAACTTATCAGGTAATGCAATAAGTCAAACTTTAAATGGAAGTGAATTCCTTTACTTGTCTGGATTGAAATATCTGGATTTTTCTAACAACAGGATTGATTTGCTATACCAAACTGCTTTCAAAGAATTAACACTTTTAGAAATTCTAGATCTGAGCAAAAACAACTATTATTTTCAGGCAGAAGGTGTTACTCATGTGCTAAGTTTTATGAAAAACCTGGCCCATTTGAGGAAGCTCATGATGAATGACAATGACATTTCTACCACTATTGATACTGGAATGGAAAGTCAATCTCTTCGAATTCTAGAATTCAGAGGAAATCACTTAGATGCCCTCTGGAAGGATGGCAATGATATATATTGGTCCTTCTTCAAGAATCTGACCAGTCTGGAAGAACTGGATATTTCCTTCAACTCACTCAGTTTTTTGCCTCCTGGTGTTTTTGAAAAAATGCCTCCCAGTCTCAAGGTCCTCAACTTAACGAATAATCAACTGAAGAGTTTCATCTGGGACTACCTTCCCTCTCTGAAGAACCTAGTAACTCTGGACCTGAGCAATAACCTGCTGACTACTGTTCCCCGAGAACTGTCCAATTGCACTTCATCTCTCCAGAAACTGATGCTCCGAAACAATCGCATAAAAATGTTAACTAAGTATTTTCTCAGAGATGCTTTTGCACTGAGGTACTTGGACCTCAGCTCCAACAAGATTGAAATAATTAAGAGATCTAGCTTCCCTGAAAATGTCATCAACAACCTGGAGATGCTGCTTTTGCATGGCAATCCTTTTAAGTGCAACTGTGAGGCTGTGTGGTTTGTGTGGTGGATCAATCGGACACAGGTGACCATTCCTCTTCTGGCCACAGACGTGACCTGTGCTGGCCCAGGGGCACATAAGGGAAAGAGCGTGGTTTTCTTGGATCTGTACACCTGTGAGCTGGACACGTCGTATTTGATCCTGTATGCTCTGTCAGCTTCAGCCGTGCTTGGCTTGATGGTGTTCACAGTGATGAGCCATCTCTACTTCTGGGATGTGTGGTATAGCTACCACTACTGCACTGCCAGGCTGAAGGGCTATCGGCGCTTGTCTTCACCAGCTGCTTGCTACGATGCCTTCATTGCCTATGACAGTGAAGATCCAGCTGTGAACGAGTGGGTGCTGCAAGAGCTGGtggaaaggctggaaaaccAAAAAGCCAGGCAGTTCAATTTATGCCTGGAAGGAAGAGActggctcccagggcagccGGTCTTTGACAACCTTTCCCAGAGCATTCAGCTGAGCAAGAAGACCATATTTGTGCTGACCCACAGGTACATTACAAGTGGCCGCTTCAAGACAACATTTTATATGGCTCATCAGCGGCTTCTAGATGAAAAGATGGATGTCATTATCTTGATATTTCTTGAGAAGGTCTTGCAGAAGTCCCGCTATGTCCGTCTGAGGAAGAGGCTGTGCAGAAGCTCAGTCCTGGAATGGCCAACTAATCCTCA